The stretch of DNA CTGCCGGCCGGCAGGTCCAGCGGACCGGCCACCGTCTCGGGGGCGAAGTCGTCGAGGGTCAGGGCCCCGTTCACGTAGACATCGACCGGCAGATCCGGGATGCCGTGAACCACGTACACCTCGGCGGTTTCCGCCGCGGAAGCGGCGGTGGCACCGAAGACGGCGGTGGTCAACGCGAGTGCGCTGACTGCGGTGACAGCTGCGAGACGCCTCATGGGTCCTCCTGGTTCGAGCGGAACTGCTTGACGTTGCCATTACCTCGGGGGCCGGTCCGGTGGATGCATGTCGACGGGTGCATTCGCCGGCAGGGCTGGCAGGCTGACGCCCATGGACGTGCGACGAAGGGCCGGGCGCCGGGTCTCCGGCGGGATGCGGGCACGGCTGACGACGGTGGTGCTGGGTGGACTGCTGCTCGTGTCGGCCTGCGGCTCCGGATCGGCGGCTCCGGGGTCGGGCCCGTCGGCTCCGCTCGGCACTCCGGTCTCGGCGGCGCCGTCGACCACCACCGGGACCGCCGGCGGCGAGGTGGTGGCGCCGCCGCTGACGACCGCGTCGGTGACGGCGGCGGAGACCGTGCCCGCCACGACGGCTGCCCCGGTGGAGCCGACCGCGCCACCGGAGGTGACCGAGGTGGCGGTGACCACCGCGACGCCGGTTCCGCTGCCGTCCCCGGAGCCGGCGCCCACCACCTCGATCTCCACGACGACCACCACCGCCGGCGCGCCGTCCCCGGTGGTGCAGGGTGACGGCGCCGGCCGGACGGTCGTTCTCGACCCCGGTCACAACGGGGCCAACGGGGCGAACCCGTCCATCGTCAACGCCGAGGTCGACGCGGGCTTCGGCCAGCGCAAGGCCTGCAACACCACCGGCACCTCGACGGACGACGGCTACGCCGAACACCGCTTCACCTGGGCGGTGGCCCAGCGGGTGACCGCGCTGCTGGAGGCGCAGGGGGTGCGGGTCGTGCTGACCCGCGACTCCGACGACGGGGTGGGGCCGTGCGTGAACGAGCGTGCCCGGATCGGCAACGAGTCCGGGGCCGACGCGGTGGTGTCGATCCACGGCGACGGCTCGGCGCCCGGCGACCGCGGCTTCTACGCGATGACGTCGGAGCGGCTGCCCGCCGGCGAGGACGTCGGGGCGGCGTCCCGGACGCTCGCCGCCGCGGTGCGCGACGGTCTGGTGGCCGCCGGCGCCGAGCCCAGCAACTACCTGGGCTCCGAGGGACTGTGGGAACGGGACGATCTCGCCGGGCTGAACCTGTCACAGGTGCCCACGACCATGCTGGAGCTGGGCAACATGCGCGACAGCGAGGACGCGGCGTTCATGACGTCCGACGCCGGGCAGGACCTGCTCGCCGCCGGCATCGCGCAGGGCGTCCTGGACTACCTCGCGGCGGGCTGACGCGCCGCCGTGTCGCGTCGGCCGTTCGGCGGCGGGAGCATCGGCGCCGGACCGGTGCGCCACCCTGCCGATCCGCGGACGGCGGGCCGACCCGAGCGGCACCGGGTCCCCTTACGGTGGTCGCGTGAGCGATGACGGTGTGCCGGTGCAACGCCCCCGACGGACCCGCAGCGCGGTCCGGGTGGTGCTGACCGACGAGGTGGGACGGGTGCTGCTGTTCGAGGATTCCGACCTCGGGGTGCCCGGGGCGCGCTGGTGGATGACACCCGGCGGCGGCATCGACCCCGGCGAGACCGTCGGGCAGGCGGCGGTCCGGGAGTTGCGGGAGGAGACCGGTCTGGAGCTGCCCGAGGACCAGCTGCTGGGGCCGGTGGCGGTGCGGACGGTGTGGCACGGCTACTCCGACCAGATCGTCGAGCAGGCCGAGTGGTTCTTCCTCGTGTCGGTGCCCGCGTTCGTGGTCGACATCGCCGGCCACACCGAGGACGAGAAGGCGACCGTCCTGGGCCACCGTTGGTGGGAGCCGGCCCGGCTGGCGGCCGCCGCGGACCTCGTCTGGCCCGCCGACCTCGCCGCCATCGCCGCACTGCGCGACGCCCCGGACACCTGGCCGGTCGATCTGGGCACCGTCGAGGAGTCCATAGTCCCGATCTGAGCGGGCCGCCCGTGTCGGCTGTCCGACGGTGGGCACCCCGTCCGGTCACGCGGAGTGCAGGCGCCGCCCCGCCGCCGGCCAGGCCACGACGCCGAGATCGTCGAGCATCGCTGTGTACTCGCGCCGCGCGGCGGCCGCCGCGGCCGGCTCGGCGAGATCGGTCAGCGCCGCGACGAGGCGGCGCCACAGCCGGTCCTGGCACCGGTCCCATCGCAGGGCGGTCCGGGTGACCCGTACCACGTCACGCGGCCGCCCCGCCCGCGCGAACGCGTCCGCGAGTTCCGCGGCCACCCACGACGCCCGGGCCCGCACCCGGTCCCGCTCCTCGACCACCCACGCCGCCTCGCCCGCACCGGGCAGCAGGGTTCCGCCGTACGCGGCGAAGGCCGCCTCGAGCCGCTCCGTCCGGCCTTCCCGGCGACCGCCGCGGGCGTCCGCGGCGAGCTGGTCGAAGCGGCGGACGTCCGTGCCGTCGTGCGCGAGCACGAGACGGTAGCCGTCCCGGTCCCGGATGAGCGAGGGCCCGCCGGCCGCCGTGAGCATCGACCGCAGGGCACTCACACCGACCGCGACGCGGTGACGGACCCGGCCGGGTTCGGCGTCCGGCCAGAACCACTCGCCGAGCCGGGTGTCGGGTACCGCACGGCCGGCGTGCACGCACAGCGCCTGCAACAGCGCGTGATGCTGCGGGCGCAGCCCGGCCGACCCCACCGGGACGCCGTCGATGCGCAGTTCGAACGCACCGAACAGCCGCACCCTGACGGCCGGACCGGTGCTGCCGCCGGCGTCCCGCCCCGGACGGTCGAACGACCGCACCGCGCGTTCGTAGGCCGCCACCGCTTCGGGCAGCGCGCCGTCGGCCGCCAGCCGCCGGGCCATCGCGACCCAGGACGAAGCGTCCACCACGGGATCGTCGGCACGACACATCGGCTGTCCTCCGGAGATGATGGGGACGCCCGATCGCGGTCCCACCAGTCCGAGGACCGCGCGCCGGCCGCAGATACGTCCCGGAGGACCGGACATGGAACAGGACCGCGCCGAGGCGCTCAGCGCCGTCGAGGCGGCGACGGCCGACCGGCGGGCCGCCGACGAGGCGGCCGCCGCGGCCCGGGACGTGCAGAGCGACGCCATCCGGCTGGCGTTGACCGCCGGTGTGCCGGCTGCGCGGCTCCGTGACGCCACCGGTTTCTCGCTGGCCCGGATCTACCAGATCAGGGACGGCCGCCGCTGAGCCGGCGGGGCCCGGTTAGGTTGGACTCCGCGCCGGTGCGGATCACGCCCCGGCGGGTGCGGGAGGAGCAGTCATGGCCGAAGCAGTGATCGTGGCGACGGCGCGTTCGCCGATCGGGCGCGCGTTCAAGGGCTCACTGGCGGGGATCCGGGCCGACGACCTGATGACCCAGGTCGTGCAGGCGCTGCTCGACGAGGTACCGGCGCTGGACCCGACCACCGTGGACGACCTGTTCGTCGGCGCCTGGGACCAGGCCGGCGAGCACGCCGAGAACATGGCCCGTCGGATCGCCGTCCAGCTCGGCTACGACCACCTGCCCGCCGTGATGGTCAACCGGGCCTGCGCGTCCAGCGTCCAGACCGCCCGGATGGCGGCCAACGCGATCGCCGCCGGTGACGGTGACGTGTTCATCTCCGGTGGGGTCGAGAGCATCTCGCGATACAGCCGCCAGACCCGTGTGGGCTCCGGCGATCCGGACCTGCAGAACCCGATGTTCCGGGCGGCGCAGGAGGTCTCGGAGTCCTACGTGGACAGCAACGAGACCTGGCACGACCCCCGCACCGAAGGGCAGCTGCCCGACATCTACCTGGCGATGGGCCAGACCGCGGAGAACGTCGCCACCTACTGCGGGGTGACCCGCGAGGAGCAGGACGCCTTCGCGCTGGCTTCCCAGCAACGGGCGGCGGCGGCCGTCGCCGACGGCTTCTTCGCCCGCGAGATCACCCCGATCATGCTGCCGGACGGTTCGGCGGTCACCACCGACGACTCCCCCCGCCCGTCGACCACCGCGGACGGGCTGGCCGCGCTGAAGCCGGTGTTCCGCGCGCAGGGCACCATCACCGCCGGGAACGCCTGTCCGCTCAACGACGGCGCCGCGGCGGTGCTGATCATGAGCGACGTGCGCGCCCGGGAACTCGGCCTCACGCCGCTGGCCCGCATCGTGGCGACCGCGGCGTCGGCGCTGTCGCCGGAGATCATGGGCCTCGGACCGGTCGACGCGACCCGCCGGGTGCTGGCGAAGGCGGGCCTGGGCGTCGACGACATCGACCTGTTCGAGATCAACGAGGCCTTCGCCGCCCAGGTCATCCCGAGCTACCGGCAGCTCGGCATCGACCCGGCGAAGCTCAACGTGCACGGCGGCGCGATCGCCCTGGGGCATCCGTTCGGTTCCACCGGCGCCCGCATCATGACCACCCTGATCAACGGGCTGCGGTCCCGCGACGAGCAGTTCGGCGTGGAGACGATGTGCGTCGGCGGCGGGCAGGGCATGGCCATCGTGCTGGAGCGGCTCAGCTGACCTGCGGTGTTCACGCCGGATCGGCGTCGTCCGGTTGCAGCGCGGCCGTACAGGCGGTCAGGTCACCGAACAGCGCCCGCTGGCGTTCCGGCGACAGACCGGCGAGCATCCGGCGTTCCACCGCGGCGACGCGGGTCGAGGCGTCGGTCAGCAGGGTGCGCCCGACGGGGGTGACGACCGCCCGCTGGTGACGTCCGGCCCCTTCGATCCGGATCAGGCCCGCGTCGGCGAGTCCGGCGAGCAGCTGATGGGTGGCCTGCCGGGTGACGAACACCCCGCGGGCCAGCTCCGCGTTGGTCAGGCCGGCGCGTTGCACCAGCAGTTCCAGCGCCGCGTACTGAGCGACGCTCAGTCCACAGTCGCGCAGGGTCGCATCCATCGCCGTCCGCAGCGCGGTGGCCGCCCGCTTCAGCGCGTATCCGATCGAGGTCGGCAGATCGACTTGACTCACGTCAAGATCTTGACATAGTTTCCGGACGTCAAGTCCTTGACGAACGAGAGGAACCATCATGACCCAGCCCACGGTGACCGGCCCCAGCTTCCTGGCCCTGCAGGTCCGCGACGTCGAGGCGGCGGCGACGTTCTACGAGAGCCGGCTGGGCCTCGTCCGGGCGCCGCAGTCACCTCCGGGCGCCGTCGTCTTCGCCACCGCTCCTGTCGCGTTCGCCGTCCGGACCCCCTTGCCCGGAACCGATCTCGGCAGTGGCCGCCCGGGCCTGGGGGTCGCTCTGTGGATGGCGTCCACCGACACCCAGGGTGTCCACGACCGACTGGAGGCCGACGGGGTCGAGATCGTCACGCCGCCGTTCCCCGGCCCGTTCGGCCTGACCTTCGTCTTCCGCGACCTCGACGGCTACGCCGTGACGATCCACGACGCCGCCTGACGGCCGGTCAGCGAACCGCTCGCCGCCCGGACTCGCACAGCGGCGCCGGCGGCGCACCCACCGACCCGGCACAGCGGCCGGCGGGGCCGGCGCTGCGCGCCGGGGGCCAGCTGAGCCCCGCTCAGTGCATGCCGAGCCGGGCGAGCGGCTCCACCAGTTCCCGCTCCTCGTACGACAGGTGCGACAGCAGCGTGTCGGTGAGCAGGTCCATCGCCGCCCGCAGCTCGTCCATCCCGGTCGGCGTCGACACCAGTGCCACCAGCGCCCGGTCGACGCCCTCCAGCACCTCGTGGATGACGAGGTGCTCCTGCTGCAGCCGGTCCACCACCGGCGCGAGCCTCGGATCGGCCCGCTCGAGGTGGGGCAGCATCGACTGGTCCTCGATGGTGTGGTGGGTGGTCACCACCCGGCAGTAGGACTCGCAGTAGGTGCCGAGCGTCCAGTTGTTCTGCCGCATCGTCATCGTGTTGAGGTGCGACCGGGCGGCGCCGACGCCCAGCGACCCGGCGGCGACCTGCTCGACGAGGTCCTGCACCTGGGCGAGCTCGGCCCGCAGATGGTCGTGGATGTCGATCAGGTGCTGACCGCCGACGAGCTCCTGCCGGGTGTAGCGGCGGGCCGGGTCGGGCGCCGGGCCGGTGGGGCGGGCGGCCTCGTCCCACACCCGGCGCGAGCTGCGGCGGACACCGTCGTCCGGAGTGGGCACGACGGCGAATCCGGTGCCGGCGTGGCGGCTCTGGACCAGCGGCGCCGGCCCCGCCGCCGGGACCGGGGCGGGCGGCACCGGGGCCGCCGGGACCGGGGCGGTCCGCTCGGCCGCGACCAGCTCGCGCACCGCGGGCGCTACCTCGGCGGCGAAGCGACGCAGGTCGTCGGGATCGTCGGTGCCCAGGATGAACGTGCTGATGCCGTCCTCGAGCGCCCATCGGGTCAGGTCGTCCACCCACCGGGCGGCCGGACCCTGCAGCGGCCCCGTCCCCGACCCGGTGAAGCTGCCGGACACGTTGAGCAGCCGCCGGACCGCCGACGGCGAGCGACCGGCGGCGGCGGCCGCCTCGTCGATGCGGAGGTTGCCGGCGGCCAGGTCACCGTCGGCGAGATAGCCGAGCGACGGCAGCCAGCCGTCGGCCACCCGGCCGGTCAGCTGCAGCATCCGCGGCTTGTAGGCCCCCAGCCAGATCCCGATGTCGTGCGCCGGCGCCGGGCCGCGCTTGGCCCCGTGCACGCGGTGGAAGTCGCCGTCGACCCGCACGCCGCCGCGGGTGTCGGTGTCCCAGATCCGGCGGATGATCTCAATCGCCTCGGCGAGCGCCTGCACGGCGTCGGCCGGCGTGAGCCGCTGCCCACCCATCGCCTCGATGGCGTCCCAGAACGCGCCGGCGCCCAGGCCCAGCTCGACGCGGCCGCCGCTGAGCAGGTCCAGCGACGCGGCACTGCGGGCCAGCACGGCCGGCGGCCGCAGCGGCAGGTTGAGCACGTTGGCGCTGACCGCGACCCGCTCGGTGCGCGCCGCCACGACGCTGAGCAGCGTCCAGGTGTCGAGGAAGCCGGGCTGGTACGGATGGTCCTGGAAGGTGACCAGGTCCAGGCCCACCTGCTCGCAGAGCATCGCCAGCGAAACCGTCTGTTCGGGCGTTCCCGCCGACGGGGTGAGGAACGAACCGAAGGCCAGGTCGTGGCCGTAGTCGGTCATCGCGGAACTCCGGAGGGGTCGAGCGTCCGTCCGACAGTGATGCCGGACAGATCGTCTATCGGACAGATGATCTGTTCAGCACGCCACCCTACGACCATGAACTCCGGCGCCCCCCTGGACGACGACCTCGGCTGGATGCTGGGTGTGGCGTTCCGGGCCTACGCCCGCGCGTCCGAGGATGCCTCCGCGATCTGCCGGGCGGCCCCCGTGGCTACCAGATCCTGAGCACGGCCTGCGGTGAGCACCCCCGCAACCAGGGGGCGATCGCCGAGGATCTGGGGATCGACCGGACGGTCCTGACCTACCTCATCGACGACCTGGAACGGCAGGGCCTGGTGGTGCGCCGACCCGACCCGGCCGACCGGCGGAGCCGGCTCATCACCGCCACGCCCGCCGGACGCATGGCCTGGGAGGACCGCCGGGACGCGCTGCGGGAGGTCGAGAACCAGCTGCTGGCCCCCTTGAGTGCCACCGAGTCGGCCGGTCTCCGCGCGGCGCTGCGGGCGCTGGCCTGCCGTGTGCAGCAGTCCGACCCGATGACCGACCTGTGCGCGGCGGTCCGCGAGGGCGACAGCGCCCGTTGACCGGTCAGCCGGTCGCGCGGGCGTAGGCCGCGAGGTGCGACGGCCGGCCCCCGGGTCCGGCCACCGCGTCCCGCAACGGCTCCCAGCCGTCGCCGTGCCGGTCGATCCGGTCGTGTACCAGCTCGACTCTGGTGCCGGCGCCGGTCGGCGTGAAGGTCACGGTGACGCGGCTGGTCGGCGCATCCGGTGCCGGCACCGCCCAGTCCGGTCCGATCGGCCAGCTGAAGGCGAAGACCTCGTCGGGCTCCCACCGCAGCACGCGGCCCCCGTCGCACGTGCGGCCGTCGACGGTGCGTTCACGGACGGCGCCCCCCACGCGCGGCTCGATCCAGACCTCGGCCGGCTCGCCGTCGAGGAGATGGTGGCCCCGGTTCCACCAGGTGTCCAGGCCTGCGGTGAAGACCGCGAACGCGCGGGCCGGCGGCACCGGGACGTCGACCGCGGTGCGCACGACGTCGACGGACGGATCGGCGTTCATCCGGGCTCCTCGGAACGGACGGCGGCGGACCCGCCGGCCGCGGCGCCGGGGGTGTCGGCGATGACGGTCGCGGCGAAGTCGGCCAGGGCGGCGGTCCAGAACCGGTCGGAGTACGCCCGTAGCGCGCCCACCCCGGCGAGGTCGACCGCGTCGATCCTCCGGGTTCCGCGGGCCGTGGCCGACACCAGGCCGGCGTCCCGCAGCACCCGGAGGTGCTGCGAGACAGCGGGCCTGGACACCGGCATCAGGGCGGCGAGGCTCCCCACCGAATGGGGGGCCTCGGCGAGGGTCTCGAAGATCCGCCGTCGGGTCGGGTCCGCCAGCGCTTCGAAACCGGCTTGAACCACCACATCGGTGAGCTACGACTTACCGACGACTTCTGTCAATGGGAAGCGGTCTCGGCCTCCGCCGCCGCGGCCACCGCGCCGGCGGCGTCGTCGGAGTCGCGCCGGAGGAAGCCGAAGGCCACGAGGACGATCGCGAGCATCGCGTATCCCAGGGCGACCTCCGGCGCCGCCGCCCAGGACACCTCGGGGGCGTGGATCAGGCCGACGAAGCTCAGCACCGCACCGACCGCCGCCGCGATCGCCGAGGCGTAGAACCGGCGCACCAGCAGGAACGCCACGACGGACCCCAGGACCATCCCGGCGAGGACCGCCCCCTCACCCAGCACCTTGAGACCGGAGTACACCAGACCGGCGTCAGCGAGGGCCTTCTCGCCGACCTGGTCCGCCGTCGTACCGGCGGCGGCCAGGGCGTTGTCGATCTGGCCGACACCCCATGACGCCAGGTTGGGCAGGATCGCGGCCACCACCGCCGCCGCCTGGATCCGCGGCACCGACTGGAACGCCTGCGCGCCGATGAGCAGTCCGATGTAGAGCAGGATCGGCACGATGGCCGGCGTCGGCAGCACCGCCGCCAGCACGCCGAAGAGCCCGAGGAAGCACAGCACGGCGATCAACAGCCCGCTGGCCATCGAGTACATGCTGCGGCCACCGGAGGCCTTCCACCCCGGGTGACCGATGTAGACGGCGGGCGGGAACGGCGACCCGAGGGCCGCACCGATCACCGCCCCCGCACCGTCGGCGAGCAGCACGCTGCGCAGGTTGAAGTTGTCGCCCGCCGCCGCCGCGCTCTCGACGTTGCTCATCGCCTCCGCGAAGTTGTAGACGCCCAGCGGGATGGCGGTGGCCAGCAGCGGGGCCAGGTCCCCCAGTCCGTTCAGCAGCATGTCGACGTGGAAACCCGGCAGCGCCACCGCGATGTCGCTCACCGCGGCGCTGACGTCCGGCACCGACATGTACCCGCCGATCCAACCGATGGCGGTCCCGACCAGCAGTGCGGCCAGGCCGATCGGGATGCCGCCGGGGAGCCGGATGTTGGTGAAGAAACCGACCAGGATGATGCCCAGCACCGGGAGCCCGATCCACGCGGCGTCCCAGATCTGGCCGGCCGGCCGCATCGAGATGAAGGTCAGCGAGATCCCCGCCAGGGTGCCCAGCATCGCAGCACGCGGGGTGATCCGGCGGATGAACGGCCCGATGAACGCGCCGATCAGCACGATGACACCGATCACGAACGCCCAGGCCAGGCCCGCTTCCCAGGCGCGGACCGCGTCACCGGTGCTGAGGAAGATCGGCAGCATGATGACGAAGACCACGATGAACATGTGCGGCACGCTCGGCCCGTACGGCAGAGCCGTGACGTCCGAACGGTTCTCGCGGCGCGCCAGCCGCCGGGCGAGGACGGTGTAGTAGACGTTCCCGGCCAGCATCGCCACCCCCAGCGCGGGCAGCACGGTCCCGAGGACGTCCCCGGAGGGAACCCGGACCACGAAGATCAGCAGTGACGTCAGCGTCAGCACGTTGACCAGGATGTTGAAGCCGAGACCGAAGAAGGCGTTGGTCTCGCCTCTGGTCCACAGCGGCAGGGACGGGGCGCCGGGGACGGACTTCGACGCGGTGAATCCGGGCAGGTTCATGGGGCTTCCTCGGGGCGGGGTGGGGCGCGGAGGTGGTCGGCCGGGCAGGGGGGCACAGCGGCGGGGTACAGCGGCGGGCAGAGGCGTGGAGCAATTCGCCGCGGGGCACAGCGACGGGCAGCGGCCTCGGAGGTGGCCCGCCGAGCGGGACACGGCGGTGAGCGGCTCGCCCGGGTCAGCAGGTCAGGACCGGGGTCGCGGCGAGAGCCGAGATGACGGAACGGGAATCGGCGACCCAGCCGAAGATGCCGCCCTGCGCGGCGACCATCTCCAGACCGACCCGCTGGAATTCCGGGAAGTAGGAGCCGACGCAGTCGGAGACCACGAGGCACTCGAACCCGCGGTCGTTGGCCTCACGCACCGTGGTGTGCACGCAGACCTCGGTGGTGACGCCGGTGACGAGGAGCTGGGTGATGCCCGTGCTGGTGAGCACCTCGTGCAGGTCCGTGGCGTAGAACGCGCCCTTGCCGGGCTTGTCGACGACCAGTTCCCCGGCGACGGGGGCCAGTTCGTCGATGATGTCGTGGCCGTACTCGCCGCGGACGAGGATGCGCCCGTTGGCCCCGACATCCCCGATGCGGCGGGACGGCTGTCCCCGTCGCAGCTTCGCCGGCGGACAGTCCGACAGATCCGGCCGATGGCCCTCTCTCGTGTGGATCACGGGAACGCCGGCGGCGCGGGCGGCCGCAAGCAGCTCCACCAGGGGTGGCACCACCTGACGCAGCAGGCCGACGTCGTTGCCGAGCGTCTCACCGAACCCGCCGGGCAGCAGGAAGTCCCGCTGCATGTCGATGATCAGCAGCGCGACGCCGCCGGGGCCGAGCGGGAACGGGCCGGGGACGGCGTCGACCGCCGGGAACGCGGGGTGGGGAACGGACACGGCTGCCTCCAGGACGGAACGGACAGGTACGGAGCGGACAGGTGGGGAGCGGACAGGTACAGGACGGACGGGAACCGGACGGACAGGAGCGGGAGCAGATAGCGGCAGGAGTGGAGCGGTGAGCGGCTCAGCGCTGCGCGAGGTAGGCGCGCCAACCGCCGTGGGCGGAGATGTCCTCGGGCGGCACCGGGCCGGCCGACGCCGAAGGATCGGCCACGAAACCGATCTCGACCCGTCCGTCGGCCAACTGCACCCTGCCCAGCGCGACGTCGGGTGCGGAGCCGGCCAGCACGGCGGGCAGGGCGGCGGCCGGCACCGTCCAGGTCTCGACGGCGATCGCGACGCCGGCCGGGTCGGCGACGAGCACCGGCACCCCGGGAGTGTCCCCACCGGTGCGCAGCAGTCGGTACGCCGCAGCGGTCGTGGTCTGCTCCTGCAGCACCGCACCGCGGTTCACCAGGTCGACGCTCCGGGGTTGGCCGGACAGGTGATGGCCGACGACGACGAGAACGACCGGGTCCGCGTCGGCCGGGCCCGGCGACGCTGCCGGGGGTGGGGGCTCCGCCGCCAGGGCGGCGGCGACCGCGAGCACCCGGTCGTCGGCCAGGGCCGGGCCCAGGATCATCAGGCCGGCGGGGCGGCCGTCGGCGGTGTGCCCCGCGGGGACGGCGACGGCGCACAGGTCGAGCAGGTTGCCGAAGTGCGTGTAGTGGCCGAGCACCGTGTTCGTCGCGATCGGGTCGGCGAGCACCTCGTCGACGGTGAAGGTGGTGCCGAGGGTCGGCAGGACGAGCACGTCCATCCGCTCGAACAG from Nakamurella deserti encodes:
- a CDS encoding ArsR/SmtB family transcription factor, encoding MVVQAGFEALADPTRRRIFETLAEAPHSVGSLAALMPVSRPAVSQHLRVLRDAGLVSATARGTRRIDAVDLAGVGALRAYSDRFWTAALADFAATVIADTPGAAAGGSAAVRSEEPG
- a CDS encoding regulator yields the protein MNLPGFTASKSVPGAPSLPLWTRGETNAFFGLGFNILVNVLTLTSLLIFVVRVPSGDVLGTVLPALGVAMLAGNVYYTVLARRLARRENRSDVTALPYGPSVPHMFIVVFVIMLPIFLSTGDAVRAWEAGLAWAFVIGVIVLIGAFIGPFIRRITPRAAMLGTLAGISLTFISMRPAGQIWDAAWIGLPVLGIILVGFFTNIRLPGGIPIGLAALLVGTAIGWIGGYMSVPDVSAAVSDIAVALPGFHVDMLLNGLGDLAPLLATAIPLGVYNFAEAMSNVESAAAAGDNFNLRSVLLADGAGAVIGAALGSPFPPAVYIGHPGWKASGGRSMYSMASGLLIAVLCFLGLFGVLAAVLPTPAIVPILLYIGLLIGAQAFQSVPRIQAAAVVAAILPNLASWGVGQIDNALAAAGTTADQVGEKALADAGLVYSGLKVLGEGAVLAGMVLGSVVAFLLVRRFYASAIAAAVGAVLSFVGLIHAPEVSWAAAPEVALGYAMLAIVLVAFGFLRRDSDDAAGAVAAAAEAETASH
- a CDS encoding acetyl-CoA C-acetyltransferase translates to MAEAVIVATARSPIGRAFKGSLAGIRADDLMTQVVQALLDEVPALDPTTVDDLFVGAWDQAGEHAENMARRIAVQLGYDHLPAVMVNRACASSVQTARMAANAIAAGDGDVFISGGVESISRYSRQTRVGSGDPDLQNPMFRAAQEVSESYVDSNETWHDPRTEGQLPDIYLAMGQTAENVATYCGVTREEQDAFALASQQRAAAAVADGFFAREITPIMLPDGSAVTTDDSPRPSTTADGLAALKPVFRAQGTITAGNACPLNDGAAAVLIMSDVRARELGLTPLARIVATAASALSPEIMGLGPVDATRRVLAKAGLGVDDIDLFEINEAFAAQVIPSYRQLGIDPAKLNVHGGAIALGHPFGSTGARIMTTLINGLRSRDEQFGVETMCVGGGQGMAIVLERLS
- a CDS encoding LLM class flavin-dependent oxidoreductase; the encoded protein is MTDYGHDLAFGSFLTPSAGTPEQTVSLAMLCEQVGLDLVTFQDHPYQPGFLDTWTLLSVVAARTERVAVSANVLNLPLRPPAVLARSAASLDLLSGGRVELGLGAGAFWDAIEAMGGQRLTPADAVQALAEAIEIIRRIWDTDTRGGVRVDGDFHRVHGAKRGPAPAHDIGIWLGAYKPRMLQLTGRVADGWLPSLGYLADGDLAAGNLRIDEAAAAAGRSPSAVRRLLNVSGSFTGSGTGPLQGPAARWVDDLTRWALEDGISTFILGTDDPDDLRRFAAEVAPAVRELVAAERTAPVPAAPVPPAPVPAAGPAPLVQSRHAGTGFAVVPTPDDGVRRSSRRVWDEAARPTGPAPDPARRYTRQELVGGQHLIDIHDHLRAELAQVQDLVEQVAAGSLGVGAARSHLNTMTMRQNNWTLGTYCESYCRVVTTHHTIEDQSMLPHLERADPRLAPVVDRLQQEHLVIHEVLEGVDRALVALVSTPTGMDELRAAMDLLTDTLLSHLSYEERELVEPLARLGMH
- a CDS encoding cysteine hydrolase family protein, yielding MSVPHPAFPAVDAVPGPFPLGPGGVALLIIDMQRDFLLPGGFGETLGNDVGLLRQVVPPLVELLAAARAAGVPVIHTREGHRPDLSDCPPAKLRRGQPSRRIGDVGANGRILVRGEYGHDIIDELAPVAGELVVDKPGKGAFYATDLHEVLTSTGITQLLVTGVTTEVCVHTTVREANDRGFECLVVSDCVGSYFPEFQRVGLEMVAAQGGIFGWVADSRSVISALAATPVLTC
- a CDS encoding N-acetylmuramoyl-L-alanine amidase, encoding MDVRRRAGRRVSGGMRARLTTVVLGGLLLVSACGSGSAAPGSGPSAPLGTPVSAAPSTTTGTAGGEVVAPPLTTASVTAAETVPATTAAPVEPTAPPEVTEVAVTTATPVPLPSPEPAPTTSISTTTTTAGAPSPVVQGDGAGRTVVLDPGHNGANGANPSIVNAEVDAGFGQRKACNTTGTSTDDGYAEHRFTWAVAQRVTALLEAQGVRVVLTRDSDDGVGPCVNERARIGNESGADAVVSIHGDGSAPGDRGFYAMTSERLPAGEDVGAASRTLAAAVRDGLVAAGAEPSNYLGSEGLWERDDLAGLNLSQVPTTMLELGNMRDSEDAAFMTSDAGQDLLAAGIAQGVLDYLAAG
- a CDS encoding SRPBCC domain-containing protein; translation: MNADPSVDVVRTAVDVPVPPARAFAVFTAGLDTWWNRGHHLLDGEPAEVWIEPRVGGAVRERTVDGRTCDGGRVLRWEPDEVFAFSWPIGPDWAVPAPDAPTSRVTVTFTPTGAGTRVELVHDRIDRHGDGWEPLRDAVAGPGGRPSHLAAYARATG
- a CDS encoding NUDIX hydrolase, which gives rise to MSDDGVPVQRPRRTRSAVRVVLTDEVGRVLLFEDSDLGVPGARWWMTPGGGIDPGETVGQAAVRELREETGLELPEDQLLGPVAVRTVWHGYSDQIVEQAEWFFLVSVPAFVVDIAGHTEDEKATVLGHRWWEPARLAAAADLVWPADLAAIAALRDAPDTWPVDLGTVEESIVPI
- a CDS encoding MarR family winged helix-turn-helix transcriptional regulator; the protein is MSQVDLPTSIGYALKRAATALRTAMDATLRDCGLSVAQYAALELLVQRAGLTNAELARGVFVTRQATHQLLAGLADAGLIRIEGAGRHQRAVVTPVGRTLLTDASTRVAAVERRMLAGLSPERQRALFGDLTACTAALQPDDADPA
- a CDS encoding AfsR/SARP family transcriptional regulator, whose amino-acid sequence is MDASSWVAMARRLAADGALPEAVAAYERAVRSFDRPGRDAGGSTGPAVRVRLFGAFELRIDGVPVGSAGLRPQHHALLQALCVHAGRAVPDTRLGEWFWPDAEPGRVRHRVAVGVSALRSMLTAAGGPSLIRDRDGYRLVLAHDGTDVRRFDQLAADARGGRREGRTERLEAAFAAYGGTLLPGAGEAAWVVEERDRVRARASWVAAELADAFARAGRPRDVVRVTRTALRWDRCQDRLWRRLVAALTDLAEPAAAAAARREYTAMLDDLGVVAWPAAGRRLHSA
- a CDS encoding VOC family protein, which codes for MTQPTVTGPSFLALQVRDVEAAATFYESRLGLVRAPQSPPGAVVFATAPVAFAVRTPLPGTDLGSGRPGLGVALWMASTDTQGVHDRLEADGVEIVTPPFPGPFGLTFVFRDLDGYAVTIHDAA